A genomic segment from Amphiprion ocellaris isolate individual 3 ecotype Okinawa chromosome 17, ASM2253959v1, whole genome shotgun sequence encodes:
- the adora2ab gene encoding adenosine A2a receptor b isoform X2, giving the protein MLENYQLVYIGLELVIACLAVAGNVLVCWSVCINSNLQSITNFFVVSLAVADIAVGLLAIPFAISISTGFCAYFYGCLFIACFVLVLTQSSIFSLLAIAVDRYIAIKNPLRYSSLVTEQRAKGIIALCWVLSVGIGLTPMFGWHTGLNSTITTSRNSCPEGMTRCLFEGVVPLDYMIYFNFFGCVLVPLLIMLVIYVNIFMAARRQLRLMSLKVAQTPASGQKTMCSSSSRSVLQREVHAAKSLAIIVGFFAVCWLPLHIINCFNHLCRGCKRPDIWVINIAIILSHANSVVNPFIYAYRIQEFRLTFRRILYQHILGKRDGCGFGSAAGRETNSIMRTSSRMSKERSSSGTLVNSYVLDHSIDQTRPKDAHESSPQWTSILDTTQSSYMPNGHAACNIAASYLGGTTDVLEVNDRGTCIAFVNVQALKQTDCTRCPKLTEIS; this is encoded by the exons ATGCTGGAGAATTACCAGCTGGTTTACATTGGCCTGGAGCTGGTGATCGCTTGCCTGGCCGTGGCTGGGAACGTCCTGGTCTGCTGGTCCGTCTGCATCAACTCCAACCTGCAGAGCATCACCAACTTCTTTGTGGTGTCGCTGGCGGTCGCTGATATTGCCGTGGGGCTGCTGGCAATCCCCTTTGCTATCTCTATCAG CACTGGTTTCTGCGCCTACTTCTACGGCTGCCTGTTCATCGCTTGCTTCGTCCTGGTGCTCACTCAGAGCTCCATCTTCAGTCTGCTGGCCATCGCTGTGGACCGCTACATCGCTATCAAGAACCCACTCAG GTACAGCAGTCTGGTGACAGAGCAGAGGGCGAAGGGCATCATCGCACTGTGCTGGGTTCTATCAGTGGGCATCGGCCTGACACCCATGTTCGGCTGGCACACAG GTTTGAACTccaccatcaccaccagcaGAAACAGCTGCCCTGAGGGAATGACCCGCTGCTTGTTTGAGGGGGTGGTTCCCCTGGACTACATGAtctattttaacttttttggcTGCGTGTTGGTCCCTCTGTTGATCATGCTGGTCATCTATGTCAACATCTTCATGGCGGCACGGCGGCAGCTCCGACTAATGAGCCTAAAAGTTGCACAAACGCCTGCGTCCGGACAGAAAACAATGTGCTCGAGCTCGTCTCGTTCAGTCCTGCAGAGGGAAGTCCATGCTGCAAAATCGCTGGCCATCATCGTGGGTTTTTTCGCCGTATGCTGGCTTCCGCTGCATATCATCAACTGTTTCAACCACCTCTGTCGGGGCTGCAAGCGGCCAGACATCTGGGTGATAAACATTGCCATCATCCTCTCCCATGCTAACTCTGTGGTGAACCCCTTCATCTATGCCTACCGCATTCAGGAGTTCAGACTGACCTTCCGGAGGATTCTGTACCAGCACATCCTGGGGAAGAGGGATGGCTGTGGGTTCGGGAGTGCCGCTGGAAGAGAGACCAACAGTATCATGCGGACGTCTTCCCGTATGAGTAAAGAGCGTTCATCAAGCGGCACATTGGTAAATAGTTATGTCCTGGACCACAGTATTGACCAGACTAGACCAAAGGATGCTCATGAATCCTCTCCCCAGTGGACATCAATTTTAGATACTACACAAAGCAGCTACATGCCCAATGGACACGCAGCATGCAACATTGCAGCTTCCTATCTCGGGGGAACAACAGATGTTCTGGAGGTGAACGACAGGGGAACCTGCATtgcttttgtaaatgttcagGCTCTTAAACAGACTGACTGTACCCGCTGCCCTAAACTTACAGAAATCTCATGA
- the adora2ab gene encoding adenosine A2a receptor b isoform X1, whose amino-acid sequence MLENYQLVYIGLELVIACLAVAGNVLVCWSVCINSNLQSITNFFVVSLAVADIAVGLLAIPFAISISTGFCAYFYGCLFIACFVLVLTQSSIFSLLAIAVDRYIAIKNPLRYSSLVTEQRAKGIIALCWVLSVGIGLTPMFGWHTGETCLNSTITTSRNSCPEGMTRCLFEGVVPLDYMIYFNFFGCVLVPLLIMLVIYVNIFMAARRQLRLMSLKVAQTPASGQKTMCSSSSRSVLQREVHAAKSLAIIVGFFAVCWLPLHIINCFNHLCRGCKRPDIWVINIAIILSHANSVVNPFIYAYRIQEFRLTFRRILYQHILGKRDGCGFGSAAGRETNSIMRTSSRMSKERSSSGTLVNSYVLDHSIDQTRPKDAHESSPQWTSILDTTQSSYMPNGHAACNIAASYLGGTTDVLEVNDRGTCIAFVNVQALKQTDCTRCPKLTEIS is encoded by the exons ATGCTGGAGAATTACCAGCTGGTTTACATTGGCCTGGAGCTGGTGATCGCTTGCCTGGCCGTGGCTGGGAACGTCCTGGTCTGCTGGTCCGTCTGCATCAACTCCAACCTGCAGAGCATCACCAACTTCTTTGTGGTGTCGCTGGCGGTCGCTGATATTGCCGTGGGGCTGCTGGCAATCCCCTTTGCTATCTCTATCAG CACTGGTTTCTGCGCCTACTTCTACGGCTGCCTGTTCATCGCTTGCTTCGTCCTGGTGCTCACTCAGAGCTCCATCTTCAGTCTGCTGGCCATCGCTGTGGACCGCTACATCGCTATCAAGAACCCACTCAG GTACAGCAGTCTGGTGACAGAGCAGAGGGCGAAGGGCATCATCGCACTGTGCTGGGTTCTATCAGTGGGCATCGGCCTGACACCCATGTTCGGCTGGCACACAGGTGAGACAT GTTTGAACTccaccatcaccaccagcaGAAACAGCTGCCCTGAGGGAATGACCCGCTGCTTGTTTGAGGGGGTGGTTCCCCTGGACTACATGAtctattttaacttttttggcTGCGTGTTGGTCCCTCTGTTGATCATGCTGGTCATCTATGTCAACATCTTCATGGCGGCACGGCGGCAGCTCCGACTAATGAGCCTAAAAGTTGCACAAACGCCTGCGTCCGGACAGAAAACAATGTGCTCGAGCTCGTCTCGTTCAGTCCTGCAGAGGGAAGTCCATGCTGCAAAATCGCTGGCCATCATCGTGGGTTTTTTCGCCGTATGCTGGCTTCCGCTGCATATCATCAACTGTTTCAACCACCTCTGTCGGGGCTGCAAGCGGCCAGACATCTGGGTGATAAACATTGCCATCATCCTCTCCCATGCTAACTCTGTGGTGAACCCCTTCATCTATGCCTACCGCATTCAGGAGTTCAGACTGACCTTCCGGAGGATTCTGTACCAGCACATCCTGGGGAAGAGGGATGGCTGTGGGTTCGGGAGTGCCGCTGGAAGAGAGACCAACAGTATCATGCGGACGTCTTCCCGTATGAGTAAAGAGCGTTCATCAAGCGGCACATTGGTAAATAGTTATGTCCTGGACCACAGTATTGACCAGACTAGACCAAAGGATGCTCATGAATCCTCTCCCCAGTGGACATCAATTTTAGATACTACACAAAGCAGCTACATGCCCAATGGACACGCAGCATGCAACATTGCAGCTTCCTATCTCGGGGGAACAACAGATGTTCTGGAGGTGAACGACAGGGGAACCTGCATtgcttttgtaaatgttcagGCTCTTAAACAGACTGACTGTACCCGCTGCCCTAAACTTACAGAAATCTCATGA